The Niastella koreensis GR20-10 genome includes a window with the following:
- a CDS encoding UDP-glucose dehydrogenase family protein produces MKIAVVGTGYVGLVTGTCFAETGNDVTCVDIDKKKVEKLSSGQITIYEPGLEKLFLRNVKEERLRFTTSLAEGIRDAEIVFLALPTPPGEDGSADLKYILGVARDLGELMTDYKVIVDKSTVPVGTAEKVYATIARSFVGDFDVVSNPEFLREGVAVEDFMKPDRVIIGTVSERARKVMGELYAPFVRSGNPVIYMDVRSAELTKYAANSFLATKISFMNEIAQLCERVGADVDMVRRGIGSDDRIGKRFLFPGIGYGGSCFPKDVQALVQSSKEVEYDFQILNAVMDVNEKQKLHLLPKVKRYFKNNLKGKRFALWGLAFKPNTDDIREAPALYIIDELVKEGAIVCAYDPEAVNNVRALLGDKIQYAENQYDCLVGADALIIATEWNEFRTPNFLKIVTALKHKVIFDGRNLFETDAIKELGFYYESVGRSVADPAAK; encoded by the coding sequence ATGAAAATCGCTGTTGTAGGCACGGGCTACGTAGGCCTGGTTACCGGAACCTGTTTTGCAGAAACCGGTAATGATGTTACCTGCGTGGATATCGATAAAAAAAAGGTAGAGAAACTTTCTTCCGGCCAGATCACCATCTATGAACCTGGATTGGAAAAATTGTTTCTGCGTAACGTTAAAGAAGAACGCTTACGCTTTACCACCAGTTTGGCTGAAGGGATCAGAGACGCGGAAATCGTTTTCCTGGCATTACCAACACCGCCCGGTGAAGATGGAAGCGCCGATCTGAAATACATTCTGGGTGTTGCCAGAGACCTGGGCGAACTGATGACCGATTATAAGGTGATTGTCGATAAAAGTACCGTGCCTGTAGGCACAGCAGAAAAAGTATATGCAACCATTGCCAGGAGCTTTGTAGGCGATTTTGATGTGGTGTCGAACCCCGAATTCCTGCGGGAAGGGGTAGCAGTGGAAGATTTTATGAAACCAGACCGCGTGATAATAGGCACTGTTTCTGAAAGGGCCCGCAAAGTAATGGGCGAACTGTATGCGCCATTTGTGCGTTCGGGCAACCCTGTTATCTATATGGATGTTCGCTCGGCCGAGCTTACTAAATATGCCGCTAATTCCTTCCTGGCTACCAAGATCTCTTTTATGAACGAAATAGCCCAGTTGTGCGAACGCGTGGGCGCAGATGTGGATATGGTACGCCGCGGTATTGGCAGCGACGATCGTATTGGAAAACGCTTCCTGTTCCCGGGTATCGGGTATGGGGGCAGTTGTTTTCCCAAAGATGTGCAGGCCCTGGTTCAATCATCTAAAGAAGTGGAATACGATTTCCAGATCCTGAATGCGGTAATGGATGTGAATGAAAAACAAAAGCTGCACCTGCTTCCCAAGGTTAAAAGATATTTTAAGAATAACCTGAAAGGAAAACGTTTTGCCCTGTGGGGACTGGCGTTTAAACCTAATACGGATGATATTCGCGAAGCACCGGCTTTATATATTATTGATGAACTGGTAAAAGAGGGCGCCATTGTTTGTGCGTATGACCCCGAGGCAGTGAACAATGTGCGTGCATTATTGGGCGATAAAATTCAATATGCCGAAAACCAATACGATTGCCTGGTGGGTGCCGATGCGTTGATCATTGCCACCGAGTGGAATGAGTTTCGCACCCCTAACTTCCTGAAGATCGTAACTGCGCTTAAGCACAAAGTGATCTTCGATGGACGCAACCTGTTTGAAACAGACGCCATTAAAGAATTAGGATTTTACTACGAAAGCGTGGGCCGGTCAGTAGCTGATCCAGCTGCTAAATAA
- the rfbC gene encoding dTDP-4-dehydrorhamnose 3,5-epimerase, with translation MPFIETGIPGLLVFEPMVFEDSRGYFYEAYNQKLFGGAGIETVFVQDNQSRSSYGVVRGLHYQVPPFAQVKLVRAIVGAILDVAVDIRKGSPTFGKAYCIELSAENKKQLYIPAGFAHGFSVLSETAEVMYKCDQFYSKATEHGIIYNDPSLNIDWQVPMNEAIVSDKDQVLPVIANCVNPFEYNG, from the coding sequence ATGCCTTTTATAGAAACAGGAATTCCCGGCCTATTGGTATTTGAACCAATGGTATTTGAAGATAGCCGCGGTTATTTTTACGAAGCATATAATCAGAAACTCTTTGGTGGGGCCGGGATTGAAACTGTGTTTGTACAGGACAACCAATCACGCTCTTCTTATGGCGTAGTCAGGGGCTTGCATTACCAGGTGCCGCCATTTGCGCAGGTTAAACTGGTGCGGGCTATTGTAGGTGCTATCCTGGATGTAGCGGTTGATATCAGGAAAGGTTCCCCCACTTTTGGAAAGGCCTATTGCATTGAACTTTCTGCCGAAAATAAAAAGCAATTGTATATACCTGCAGGTTTTGCCCATGGGTTCTCTGTATTAAGCGAAACCGCTGAAGTAATGTATAAATGCGACCAGTTTTACAGTAAGGCCACCGAACACGGAATTATTTACAATGATCCTTCTTTAAATATCGACTGGCAGGTACCGATGAATGAGGCCATTGTATCAGATAAGGACCAGGTACTTCCCGTAATTGCTAATTGTGTTAATCCCTTTGAATATAATGGATAA
- a CDS encoding 3-deoxy-D-manno-octulosonic acid transferase: MHLFIYNIFLFLYTVAIRITALWNPKARKWRDGRKDIWNDLEKAVGSRQTAQTGSLNSQEPNSPLTADHSPLVWVHCSSLGEFEQGRPVLESIKQQYPTAKTLLTFFSPSGYEVRKNNSGADYVMYLPMDSKANARKFINLVQPNLVIWIKYEYWFYYLTELKKKQVPLLLVSGIFRPDQPFFKWYGRLHWYMLESFNHLFVQTENSKELLRSIGFTNNVSVSGDTRFDRVVQIAEQFKPIDLIEQFCGNSPVIVAGSTWPEDEEEMDHYANTHPDIKFIIAPHEIHEDHLKEIEKLFKNSIRFSKLAAHLSPSPRPVARNKQLPSEKQGPNTLIIDNIGMLSKLYKYATITYIGGGFGDDGVHNVLEAAVYGKPVVHGPVYEKYIEAVELVQAGGALVISTALELEKTCNDLLTDTGMYQVSCQAARNYVYDKKGATEKIMQYIQENRLLTS, encoded by the coding sequence GTGCACCTGTTTATTTATAATATCTTTTTGTTTTTATACACTGTTGCAATCCGGATTACCGCCCTGTGGAACCCCAAGGCGCGGAAATGGCGTGATGGAAGAAAGGATATCTGGAATGATTTGGAAAAGGCAGTAGGCAGTAGGCAGACGGCACAGACGGGGAGTCTGAACTCACAGGAACCCAACTCACCACTCACCGCTGACCACTCACCACTTGTGTGGGTGCATTGTTCCTCGCTGGGCGAGTTTGAACAGGGCCGGCCGGTGCTGGAATCCATAAAACAGCAATATCCCACTGCCAAAACTTTACTCACCTTCTTCTCCCCCAGCGGCTACGAAGTGCGGAAAAACAATTCCGGCGCCGATTACGTGATGTACCTGCCCATGGATTCAAAGGCCAATGCGCGCAAATTCATCAACCTGGTGCAACCCAACCTGGTAATCTGGATCAAATACGAATACTGGTTCTATTATTTAACTGAATTGAAAAAGAAACAGGTGCCGCTGTTACTGGTATCAGGCATTTTCAGACCCGACCAGCCCTTCTTTAAATGGTATGGCCGCCTTCACTGGTATATGCTGGAAAGCTTTAACCACCTGTTTGTTCAAACCGAAAACTCAAAAGAATTACTTCGCTCCATTGGCTTTACCAATAATGTAAGTGTAAGCGGTGACACCCGTTTCGACCGCGTTGTGCAGATAGCCGAACAGTTTAAACCTATTGATCTTATCGAACAATTTTGCGGCAACAGCCCGGTGATTGTTGCGGGCAGCACATGGCCCGAGGATGAGGAAGAAATGGATCACTATGCCAATACGCATCCTGATATAAAGTTCATTATTGCTCCGCATGAAATTCATGAAGACCACCTGAAGGAAATAGAGAAGTTGTTCAAAAACAGCATCCGGTTTTCAAAACTGGCAGCCCACCTCTCCCCTTCACCCCGGCCGGTAGCCCGTAACAAACAGTTACCATCAGAAAAGCAGGGGCCTAATACGCTGATCATCGACAACATTGGCATGCTTTCAAAACTGTATAAATATGCTACCATTACGTATATAGGTGGCGGCTTTGGTGATGATGGTGTACACAATGTGCTGGAAGCTGCCGTATACGGCAAACCGGTGGTGCATGGACCCGTGTACGAAAAATACATTGAGGCGGTTGAACTGGTACAGGCAGGTGGGGCCCTGGTGATTAGTACGGCGCTGGAACTGGAAAAAACGTGCAACGACCTGCTGACAGATACCGGTATGTACCAGGTAAGCTGTCAGGCAGCCCGCAATTACGTTTATGATAAAAAGGGAGCAACAGAAAAGATCATGCAGTACATTCAGGAGAACCGTCTTTTAACCAGCTGA
- the rfbB gene encoding dTDP-glucose 4,6-dehydratase: MSTFSKTIMITGGAGFIGSHVVRLFVNKYPRYLIVNADALTYAGNLENLKDVQDAPNYKFERADITDAARIEALFDKYAFDSVIHLAAESHVDRSIIDPLAFVKTNVLGTATLLNIARKNWAASSAKMEGKRFMHVSTDEVYGSLGEEGFFTEETAYDPRSPYSASKASSDHFVMAWYHTYGLPVVMSNCSNNYGSFHFPEKLIPLMINNIKNNKPLPVYGKGENVRDWLFVEDHARAIDVIFHKGKTGDKYNVGGFNEWKNIDLVHLLCKIMDTKLGRAEGTSAKLITYVTDRPGHDMRYAIDATKLNKELGWEPSLQFEEGLEKTVEWYLQNEDWIKHVTSGDYQHYYEEQYAKR, translated from the coding sequence ATGAGCACCTTTTCAAAAACGATCATGATCACTGGCGGAGCCGGGTTTATCGGTTCACACGTAGTGCGTTTGTTTGTAAACAAATATCCCCGGTACCTGATCGTGAATGCCGATGCACTTACCTATGCCGGTAACCTGGAGAATTTAAAAGATGTGCAGGATGCACCCAATTACAAATTCGAAAGAGCAGATATTACCGATGCAGCCCGCATAGAGGCATTGTTTGATAAATATGCATTTGATTCCGTGATCCACCTGGCGGCAGAAAGCCATGTTGACCGTTCGATCATTGACCCGCTGGCATTTGTAAAAACAAATGTACTGGGTACGGCCACGCTGCTAAACATTGCACGTAAAAACTGGGCGGCTTCTTCTGCTAAAATGGAAGGGAAGCGTTTCATGCACGTTTCAACCGATGAAGTGTATGGTTCACTGGGTGAGGAAGGTTTCTTTACAGAAGAAACTGCCTATGACCCCCGTTCACCCTATTCAGCGTCCAAAGCATCATCAGACCACTTCGTTATGGCCTGGTATCATACATATGGTTTACCGGTGGTAATGAGCAACTGTAGCAACAACTATGGTTCTTTCCATTTCCCCGAGAAGCTGATTCCGTTAATGATCAACAACATCAAAAACAACAAGCCATTGCCCGTATATGGGAAAGGCGAGAATGTACGCGACTGGTTATTTGTAGAAGACCATGCCCGCGCCATTGACGTGATCTTTCATAAAGGAAAAACAGGCGATAAGTACAACGTAGGTGGTTTTAACGAGTGGAAGAACATCGACCTGGTACATTTGTTGTGCAAAATCATGGATACAAAACTTGGCCGGGCAGAAGGCACTTCGGCCAAACTGATTACCTATGTAACCGACCGTCCGGGTCACGACATGCGGTATGCCATTGATGCCACAAAACTGAATAAAGAACTGGGCTGGGAACCTTCGCTTCAGTTTGAAGAGGGCCTGGAAAAAACAGTGGAATGGTACCTGCAAAATGAAGATTGGATAAAGCACGTAACTTCGGGCGATTACCAGCATTATTATGAAGAGCAATATGCAAAGCGATAA
- a CDS encoding UDP-glucuronic acid decarboxylase family protein, protein MSRKRVLITGAAGFLGSHLCDRFIKEGFHVIGMDNLITGDLRNIEHLFKLEQFEFYHHDVSKFIHVPGDLHYILHFASPASPIDYLKIPIQTLKVGSLGTHNCLGLAKAKNARILVASTSEIYGDPLVHPQNEEYWGNVNPVGPRGVYDEAKRFQEAMTMAYHSFHGVETRIVRIFNTYGPRMRLNDGRALPAFIGQALRGEDLTVFGDGSQTRSFCFVDDLIEGIYRLLMSDYHQPVNIGNPDEISLLEFAEEIIALTGTTQKIVHKPLPVDDPKQRQPDITRAKEILGWTPKVSRKEGLKVTYDYFRSLSKDEWFKQPKEFQNAKS, encoded by the coding sequence ATGTCAAGAAAAAGAGTACTTATTACCGGAGCAGCAGGTTTTTTAGGGTCACATTTATGCGACCGGTTTATTAAGGAAGGTTTCCATGTTATTGGCATGGACAACCTGATTACCGGCGACCTGCGCAATATTGAACATTTATTCAAGCTGGAACAGTTTGAGTTTTATCACCACGATGTATCGAAATTCATTCATGTTCCCGGCGACCTGCATTATATCTTACACTTTGCTTCACCAGCCAGTCCCATCGACTACCTGAAAATTCCAATTCAAACGTTGAAGGTAGGTTCGTTGGGAACCCATAACTGCCTGGGACTTGCCAAAGCAAAGAATGCCCGCATTCTGGTAGCTTCTACTTCAGAAATATATGGCGATCCCCTGGTGCACCCGCAAAATGAAGAATACTGGGGTAATGTAAACCCTGTTGGACCGCGTGGAGTATACGACGAAGCAAAACGTTTTCAGGAGGCAATGACCATGGCGTATCATTCTTTCCATGGCGTTGAAACCCGCATCGTACGCATCTTCAATACCTACGGACCGCGTATGCGGTTGAACGACGGCCGTGCACTGCCTGCATTTATAGGCCAGGCATTACGTGGTGAAGACCTGACCGTATTTGGCGATGGTTCACAAACCCGCAGCTTTTGCTTTGTAGATGATCTTATTGAAGGAATATACCGGCTGTTAATGAGCGATTATCATCAGCCTGTTAACATAGGCAATCCTGATGAAATCTCGCTGCTGGAATTTGCCGAAGAGATCATTGCACTGACCGGAACAACACAAAAGATTGTACACAAACCATTGCCTGTCGATGATCCCAAACAACGGCAGCCGGATATTACCCGGGCAAAAGAAATCCTTGGCTGGACACCAAAAGTGAGCAGAAAAGAAGGATTGAAAGTAACCTACGATTATTTCAGATCGTTATCAAAAGATGAATGGTTTAAACAGCCTAAAGAGTTTCAAAACGCAAAAAGCTAA
- a CDS encoding CcmD family protein, which produces MKQLIVTLIVLFVQLMARAQDSTKHVAQTPTGLAAGNKIYVVLVVAVTILAGLFLYVIRLDRKISKLEKQSSL; this is translated from the coding sequence ATGAAGCAACTAATTGTAACCCTGATCGTTTTATTTGTCCAATTAATGGCCCGTGCCCAGGACTCTACGAAACATGTAGCGCAAACGCCAACAGGTTTGGCCGCCGGCAACAAGATCTATGTTGTACTGGTTGTTGCCGTAACAATTCTGGCGGGATTGTTCCTGTATGTGATCCGGCTCGACAGAAAGATCTCAAAGCTCGAAAAACAAAGTTCTTTATAA
- a CDS encoding DegT/DnrJ/EryC1/StrS family aminotransferase encodes MQPIQMVDLKQQYSKIKSEVDTAIQEVINSTAFIAGKAVQDFAAGLSKYLGVKHVIPCANGTDALQIALMALDLKPGDEVITPSFTFIATTEVVALLQLKPVFVEVDPKTFCIDPVAIEKAITPKTKAIIPVHLYGQAANMEAIMEIANRHNIPVIEDNAQAIGGDITLSNGTVKKTGTLGTIGTTSFFPSKNLGCYGDGGAIFTDDDNLALQLKMIANHGGSKRYYHERVGCNSRLDTIQAAVLNVKLPHLDEYIAARRSAADFYDKAFAGNAKITVPNRAPYSNHVFHQYTLLLEGVDRDGLNQFLAGHGIPSMIYYPVPAHRQKMFEAFGGAQYELKTTDWLTERVISLPMHTELSNEQLQFITSKVLEFINK; translated from the coding sequence ATGCAGCCAATACAAATGGTTGATTTAAAGCAACAATACTCGAAAATAAAGAGCGAAGTAGATACAGCCATTCAGGAAGTGATAAACAGCACTGCTTTCATTGCCGGAAAAGCAGTTCAGGATTTTGCTGCCGGGTTAAGTAAATACCTGGGAGTTAAACATGTTATTCCCTGCGCCAATGGAACCGATGCCCTGCAGATAGCGTTAATGGCGCTTGATCTGAAACCAGGCGACGAAGTGATCACGCCCTCCTTTACTTTTATTGCAACTACCGAAGTAGTGGCGCTTTTACAGTTGAAACCTGTATTTGTAGAAGTAGATCCCAAAACATTTTGTATAGATCCCGTAGCCATTGAAAAGGCAATTACGCCCAAAACAAAGGCTATTATCCCCGTTCACTTATACGGACAGGCGGCCAATATGGAAGCCATTATGGAAATTGCCAACCGCCACAACATCCCTGTAATTGAGGATAATGCACAGGCAATAGGCGGCGATATTACCCTCAGCAATGGTACCGTTAAAAAAACAGGCACCCTGGGCACTATTGGCACCACCTCTTTCTTCCCTTCCAAAAACCTGGGCTGCTATGGCGATGGCGGCGCTATTTTTACAGACGATGATAACCTGGCGCTGCAATTAAAAATGATTGCCAACCATGGCGGTTCAAAAAGATATTACCACGAACGGGTTGGTTGTAACAGCCGGCTCGACACTATACAGGCAGCTGTATTGAATGTAAAGCTGCCGCATTTGGATGAATATATTGCTGCACGCCGCAGTGCTGCTGATTTTTACGATAAGGCTTTTGCCGGAAATGCAAAGATCACAGTACCAAACCGGGCGCCCTACAGCAATCACGTATTTCACCAGTATACTTTATTGCTGGAAGGCGTTGACCGCGATGGCCTGAACCAGTTTCTGGCTGGTCATGGAATACCATCGATGATCTATTATCCCGTACCTGCGCACCGCCAGAAAATGTTCGAAGCCTTTGGTGGCGCTCAATATGAGCTGAAAACAACCGATTGGCTTACAGAACGTGTAATATCCCTGCCTATGCATACCGAACTGAGTAATGAACAGCTCCAGTTTATTACCAGCAAAGTATTGGAGTTTATTAATAAGTAG
- a CDS encoding cytochrome c biogenesis protein, which yields MEGLISFFPLILPHLNKLQHSMQWKWWKILSIVFLVYTFIFGFIVPLPYETAYANSNLYESMRNFFFHVPMWFSQLALITVSLYYSIKYLRKPDPLYDIYATEFARTATVLGCLGLVTGSIWANYTWGSFWSNDPKQTGAAIALLIYIAYFVLRNSMTDMDKRSRVAAVYNIFAYFIYIPMILILPRLTESLHPGGKGTEGNPGLGGSSLDFKMRLVFYPAVLGWILLGTWISTLRLRVRLLEEKKHSA from the coding sequence GTGGAAGGATTAATTAGTTTCTTTCCCCTAATTTTGCCCCACCTCAACAAACTACAGCACTCTATGCAGTGGAAATGGTGGAAAATACTGAGTATTGTTTTTCTGGTCTATACTTTCATCTTTGGCTTTATAGTTCCGCTTCCTTATGAAACGGCGTATGCCAACAGCAACCTGTATGAAAGCATGCGCAACTTCTTCTTTCACGTGCCCATGTGGTTCAGCCAGTTAGCGCTTATTACAGTGTCCCTGTATTACTCAATAAAATACCTGCGCAAGCCCGATCCTCTTTACGACATTTACGCCACCGAATTTGCCCGTACTGCTACGGTACTGGGATGTTTGGGCCTGGTAACCGGTTCTATCTGGGCCAATTACACCTGGGGCTCTTTCTGGAGCAACGACCCCAAACAAACCGGTGCGGCCATTGCCCTGCTTATTTATATAGCCTATTTTGTGCTGCGTAATTCCATGACCGATATGGATAAAAGAAGCCGGGTGGCGGCAGTTTATAACATTTTCGCCTATTTTATTTACATACCCATGATCCTGATACTACCCCGGCTAACGGAATCGTTACACCCCGGCGGTAAAGGAACGGAGGGAAACCCCGGCCTTGGTGGCAGTAGCCTCGATTTTAAAATGCGCCTCGTTTTTTACCCCGCCGTACTCGGCTGGATATTGTTAGGCACCTGGATATCCACCCTTAGGTTGCGCGTTCGATTACTGGAAGAGAAAAAACATTCCGCATAA
- a CDS encoding heme exporter protein CcmB, giving the protein MNHIIALIKKDLLLEIRQQYTFYGILLYVASTIFVLYLAMNQPEEKVWNGLFWMIQLFICVNAVAKSFLAESHGRMLYFYTIAGARDFILSKLLFNAGLMIIMSLVSLVLFQLLMGNPLHSPIRFIGFTCLGGCSLSLVFTFLAAIAARARQGAALMAIMGFPLIIPQVLLLMKMSNTAFADIIQVGLWQIVLLLVALDVLVIALAVILFPFLWKD; this is encoded by the coding sequence TTGAATCACATAATCGCACTTATTAAAAAAGATCTGCTGTTAGAGATAAGGCAACAATATACTTTTTACGGTATTCTGTTGTACGTAGCCTCTACCATCTTTGTTTTATACCTGGCCATGAACCAGCCCGAAGAAAAAGTATGGAACGGGTTGTTCTGGATGATACAGTTGTTTATTTGTGTGAATGCGGTGGCAAAAAGTTTTCTGGCAGAAAGCCATGGCCGCATGTTATACTTTTATACCATTGCAGGGGCGCGCGATTTTATTCTTTCCAAATTATTATTCAATGCAGGGTTAATGATCATCATGAGCCTGGTAAGCCTGGTGTTGTTTCAGTTGCTGATGGGCAATCCCCTGCATAGCCCCATCCGGTTTATTGGTTTTACCTGTTTGGGCGGTTGTAGCCTGAGCCTGGTATTTACTTTTCTGGCAGCCATAGCCGCCCGTGCCCGCCAGGGCGCCGCCCTGATGGCCATTATGGGTTTTCCGCTCATTATTCCGCAGGTATTGTTGCTGATGAAAATGTCGAACACCGCGTTTGCCGATATTATCCAGGTAGGCCTTTGGCAGATCGTTTTGCTGCTGGTGGCGCTGGATGTGCTGGTGATTGCCCTGGCGGTAATTTTATTCCCGTTTTTGTGGAAGGATTAA
- the rfbD gene encoding dTDP-4-dehydrorhamnose reductase yields the protein MSQPVILVTGANGQVGQELRVLSASYPAFTFVFTDADSMPVNKEEVVQQMFAAHRPAYCINCAAYTAVDKAETEQELAFAVNAEGVRILAAACKNYNTRFIHISTDYVFNGQSPTPYKEDAPTGPENVYGVTKLKGEQLCREVNPESVIIRTAWVYSSFGKNFVKTMMKLMQERPAISVVNDQVGAPTYAADLAACMMQIVANTNTSAANWHPGMYHYSNQGRISWFDFAVGIKELTGSTCTVNPIPSKQFPTPAKRPSFSLLDTSKIRQTFNIAIPEWKESLKKCVALLKG from the coding sequence ATGTCGCAACCAGTTATTTTAGTTACAGGCGCCAACGGACAGGTAGGACAGGAGTTACGGGTATTGAGCGCATCGTATCCCGCATTTACTTTTGTTTTTACCGATGCGGATAGTATGCCTGTCAATAAGGAGGAGGTTGTACAACAAATGTTTGCTGCCCATCGCCCGGCATATTGCATAAACTGTGCGGCGTATACAGCAGTTGACAAAGCAGAAACAGAGCAGGAATTGGCGTTTGCTGTAAATGCAGAAGGGGTGCGAATACTGGCTGCAGCCTGCAAAAACTATAATACCCGGTTCATTCATATTTCAACCGATTATGTATTCAATGGCCAGTCACCAACGCCGTATAAAGAAGACGCTCCTACGGGGCCGGAGAACGTATATGGCGTTACCAAATTAAAAGGTGAACAGCTTTGCCGGGAAGTAAACCCCGAGTCTGTTATTATCAGAACGGCCTGGGTGTATTCTTCCTTTGGAAAGAACTTTGTAAAAACCATGATGAAGCTGATGCAGGAGCGCCCTGCTATCAGCGTGGTAAACGACCAGGTAGGCGCCCCCACCTATGCCGCCGACCTGGCAGCCTGCATGATGCAGATCGTTGCCAATACAAATACCTCTGCTGCAAACTGGCATCCCGGCATGTATCACTACAGCAACCAGGGACGCATCAGCTGGTTTGATTTTGCCGTTGGCATCAAAGAATTAACCGGCAGCACCTGCACGGTTAATCCCATTCCGTCCAAACAATTTCCCACCCCGGCCAAACGGCCATCTTTTTCCCTGCTGGATACGAGTAAGATCAGGCAAACGTTTAATATCGCCATTCCTGAGTGGAAGGAGTCGTTAAAGAAGTGTGTTGCGTTATTGAAGGGTTGA
- a CDS encoding thymidine kinase: protein MFIEPNISGERRGSIEVICGSMFSGKTEELIRRLKRAKIANLRVEIFKPKIDVRYDVHNIVSHDENAILSTPIDNSQTILLLHNEADVIGIDEAQFFDDQLPDVCDQLALRGHRVIVAGLDMDYTGKPFGQIPFLLSKADYITKLHAICVKCGHIANYSFRKKADKTQVLLGEKDVYEPRCRKCYYEGAVENG from the coding sequence ATGTTTATAGAACCTAATATATCGGGTGAGCGCCGGGGCAGTATTGAAGTAATTTGCGGGTCTATGTTTTCCGGGAAAACCGAAGAGTTGATCCGGAGACTAAAACGGGCAAAGATCGCCAACCTGCGGGTAGAAATCTTTAAGCCTAAGATTGATGTACGCTATGATGTTCACAACATTGTATCGCACGACGAAAATGCCATTCTAAGTACTCCTATTGATAACTCACAAACCATTTTATTATTGCATAATGAAGCTGACGTAATTGGTATTGATGAGGCGCAATTCTTCGACGATCAGTTACCCGATGTGTGCGATCAGCTGGCCCTGAGAGGCCATCGCGTCATTGTGGCGGGTTTGGATATGGATTATACCGGAAAACCCTTTGGACAAATTCCCTTTCTGCTATCCAAAGCCGATTATATTACGAAGCTGCACGCTATTTGTGTAAAATGCGGCCATATTGCCAATTATTCGTTTCGTAAAAAGGCCGATAAAACACAGGTTTTGCTGGGTGAGAAGGATGTGTATGAACCGCGGTGCAGGAAGTGTTATTATGAGGGGGCAGTAGAAAACGGCTGA